The sequence attcatagaGATCATTTGTATTTGGATATTAAAGatgatatatttcatttagaTGATCAAGaagaatatacaaaaaaaataaatgaaaattttcaaaaaaataagaacGAATTTATATTTAGTATAGAAAGGGTaatagaaaatgaagaagaaaatataaaatcagACAAATGctttttatgtaataaaaaaaaaaaaaattataatgaaacattagttcatattaatatatatttatgtaaagaATGTAAAGCTttagataataattttagaATGATTTCATTaacaaaattaattaaaaaatattctttaaatACTTATGATTTGTCCAAATATGAAAAACAACTAGCTTTATTATCTACAAAAAATCCACGTGGATATATGAAACAAATGAAattgtattttatattccaAATTAAAGAAATTGCATTAAGAAAACATGGCTCTTTACTTACAgtcaaaaatttatataataataaacttttaaatataaattcatcatcttctacaaataaaataaacaaaaccAGCAAACTTAtacataaatttaaaaaaacaaaaactaTATATAGTAAGGATGTTAGAAATATGGAAAAgcttaaaattatatgtgaAGATAATGAACATGATTTTGATACACCTGTATGTATTAATCAAAATGATAAcacatataacaaaaaatgtaaaaagtGCAGT is a genomic window of Plasmodium falciparum 3D7 genome assembly, chromosome: 7 containing:
- a CDS encoding DNA repair protein RAD14, putative, yielding MIHSDDSQNDEEKVSYNNILFENNTSDEIDYFDDRLPHINFYLKFQKKDFVQNFFDKVTREQNAEKDIETLTNPYDIHEIDNEYKYEDTNMNNNINNNEGGFLLDNDEDDNNNLYIINNNNNNNNIHRDHLYLDIKDDIFHLDDQEEYTKKINENFQKNKNEFIFSIERVIENEEENIKSDKCFLCNKKKKNYNETLVHINIYLCKECKALDNNFRMISLTKLIKKYSLNTYDLSKYEKQLALLSTKNPRGYMKQMKLYFIFQIKEIALRKHGSLLTVKNLYNNKLLNINSSSSTNKINKTSKLIHKFKKTKTIYSKDVRNMEKLKIICEDNEHDFDTPVCINQNDNTYNKKCKKCSYCVEYMQF